A genome region from Musa acuminata AAA Group cultivar baxijiao chromosome BXJ3-5, Cavendish_Baxijiao_AAA, whole genome shotgun sequence includes the following:
- the LOC135638465 gene encoding probable serine/threonine-protein kinase PBL26 has product MHIDAKELHQLLGRLQSFALTDDSGDDKQLLVNAGSKNAKLGRSESLRVSLSVEEYQTQEASTETTQNDAGNGNIAAQTFTFRELALATKNFRPECLLGEGGFGRVYKGRVEKSGQIVAVKQLDRNGFQGNKEFLVEVLMLSLLHHQNLVKLIGYCADGDQRLLVYEYMPMGSLEDHLLDISPDQKPLSWYTRMKIAYGAAQGLEYLHEKANPPVIYRDLKSSNILLDKDFNAKLSDFGLAKLGPMGDNVHVSSRVMGTYGYCAPEYARTGHLTLKSDIYSFGVVMLELITGRRVIDTSRPTDDQNLVTWAMPMFRDQKRFPELVDPLLRGDYPAKGLSQAIAVAAMCLQEEASVRPLMTDVVMSLSFLTTA; this is encoded by the exons ATGCATATAGATGCCAAAGAGCTGCATCAGCTTTTGGGAAGGCTCCAAAGCTTTGCCTTAACAGATGACTCTGGTGATGACAAGCAATTGCTTGTTAATGCTGGATCAAAAAATGCAAAGTTAGGTCGGTCAGAGTCACTTCGAGTCAGCCTGTCGGTTGAAG AGTATCAAACTCAGGAAGCCTCCACTGAAACAACCCAAAATGATGCTGGAAATGGAAATATTGCAGCACAAACATTCACATTCCGTGAGCTTGCTTTGGCTACAAAGAATTTTCGACCTGAATGCCTTCTGGGTGAAGGAGGGTTTGGTAGAGTTTACAAGGGTCGTGTTGAGAAATCCGGACAG ATTGTAGCTGTTAAACAGCTCGACAGGAATGGCTTCCAAGGCAACAAAGAATTTCTTGTTGAAGTTTTGATGCTCAGTCTGctccatcatcaaaatctagTCAAGCTTATCGGATACTGTGCTGATGGTGATCAAAGACTTTTGGTCTACGAGTATATGCCTATGGGCTCCTTAGAAGACCATTTGCTTG ACATCTCACCTGATCAGAAACCCCTCAGCTGGTATACTAGGATGAAGATAGCTTATGGTGCTGCTCAAGGTCTAGAGTATTTGCATGAGAAGGCCAACCCGCCTGTGATCTACCGTGATCTTAAGTCATCTAATATTCTACTTGACAAAGATTTCAATGCAAAGCTCTCGGATTTCGGACTTGCAAAGCTAGGTCCTATGGGGGATAATGTCCATGTTTCTTCCAGGGTGATGGGTACATATGGCTACTGTGCACCCGAGTATGCAAGAACAGGTCATCTGACCTTGAAGTCGGACATATACAGCTTCGGAGTTGTTATGCTTGAGTTGATCACAGGAAGGAGGGTCATCGACACGTCAAGGCCAACGGACGATCAGAATCTCGTCACTTGG GCAATGCCGATGTTCAGAGATCAGAAGAGGTTCCCCGAGCTAGTTGATCCACTTTTACGGGGGGATTATCCAGCAAAAGGCTTGAGCCAAGCAATTGCCGTTGCTGCGATGTGCCTCCAAGAAGAGGCCTCGGTTCGCCCGTTAATGACTGACGTCGTTATGTCACTGAGCTTCCTAACAACAGCATAG
- the LOC103986081 gene encoding jasmonate-induced oxygenase 1, with amino-acid sequence MDCLQEWPEPVVHVQALSDSALTTIPDLYIKPPSERPSSDKGVATPHIPVIDLGGLAEGAAECRATICAVADACRSWGFFQVVNHGVSPDLVRKVREVWRGFFRLPMAEKQAYANNPRTYEGYGSRVGVEKGAILDWGDYFYLHLLPESIKNQDKWPALPSSCRQTVQEYGDEMVKLCGTLMKVLSISLGLDVDQLQAAFGGDDVGACLRVNYYPRCPQPELTLGLSPHSDPGGLTALLADDCVKGLQVRRGDDWVTVQPVAGAFIVNIGDQIQILSNAKYKSVEHRVTVNAAQERLSLAFFYNPRSDWPIAPVGQLVTPQRPPLYQATTFDEYRMHVRKNGPTGKTQVESLKAI; translated from the exons ACTGCCTTCAGGAATGGCCAGAACCGGTTGTTCATGTCCAGGCCTTGTCGGACAGCGCTCTGACGACGATTCCAGACCTGTACATCAAGCCGCCGTCCGAGCGCCCGTCGTCGGACAAAGGCGTCGCCACGCCCCACATCCCGGTGATCGACCTGGGAGGGCTGGCGGAGGGCGCGGCTGAATGCCGCGCCACCATCTGCGCCGTGGCGGACGCGTGCCGCTCCTGGGGATTCTTCCAGGTGGTGAACCACGGGGTGAGCCCGGACCTGGTCAGGAAGGTCCGGGAGGTATGGCGAGGCTTCTTCCGCCTCCCCATGGCGGAGAAGCAAGCGTACGCCAACAACCCCAGGACTTACGAAGGCTACGGCAGCCGCGTCGGCGTCGAAAAAGGTGCCATCTTGGATTGGGGTGACTACTTCTACCTCCACCTCCTCCCCGAGTCCATCAAGAACCAAGACAAATGGCCTGCCCTGCCGTCTTCTTGCAG GCAGACGGTGCAGGAGTACGGAGACGAGATGGTGAAGCTGTGTGGGACGCTGATGAAGGTGCTGTCCATAAGCCTGGGCTTGGACGTGGATCAACTGCAGGCCGCCTTCGGAGGCGACGACGTGGGCGCCTGCCTCCGCGTGAACTACTATCCGAGGTGCCCGCAGCCGGAGCTCACCCTCGGCCTCTCCCCGCACTCCGACCCGGGCGGCCTCACCGCCCTCCTGGCTGACGACTGCGTCAAGGGCCTCCAAGTTCGGAGAGGCGACGATTGGGTGACCGTCCAGCCCGTCGCCGGCGCTTTCATCGTCAACATCGGCGACCAGATTCAG ATTTTGAGTAACGCAAAGTATAAGAGCGTTGAACATCGAGTGACAGTGAATGCAGCGCAGGAGAGACTGTCGCTCGCCTTCTTCTACAATCCGCGGAGCGACTGGCCGATCGCGCCGGTCGGCCAGCTCGTGACGCCGCAGAGGCCGCCGCTCTACCAGGCGACGACCTTCGACGAGTACCGCATGCACGTCAGGAAGAATGGGCCGACGGGGAAGACGCAGGTGGAATCATTGAAGGCCATATGA